The Diaphorobacter ruginosibacter genome contains a region encoding:
- a CDS encoding aconitate hydratase gives MAKTHESRHAFESTLKTFNAGSGKSSKGKYYSLPALAKQFPNVNRLPVSLRIVLESVLRNCDGQKVMPEHIEQLANWKPNAERMDEIPFVVARVVLQDFTGVPLLADLAAMRSTAAALGKKPKTIEPLVPVDLVVDHSIMVDYYGSKNALDLNMKLEFQRNKERYQFMKWGMQAFDTFGVVPPGFGIVHQVNLEYLARGVHKTKGDVYYPDSLVGTDSHTTMINGVGVVAWGVGGIEAEAAMLGQPVYFLTPDVVGFELTGQLREGVTATDLVLTVTEILRKEKVVGKFVEFFGEGTRSLAVPDRATIGNMAPEYGATMGFFPVDEKTIDYFNGTGRTKAEIEAFEAYFKAQGLFGVPKAGEIDYSHVVRLDLGSVAPSLAGPKRPQDRIEIGHVADKFTELFTAPAAQNGFNLSADKLDRPVKVHINGEGETVEPDDAKPIPAGAPRNAVEMVANKPAVDDAASSIKAADKAVKRIEGRDVELHNGDVLIAAITSCTNTSNPSVMLAAGLLAKKAVEAGLSVEPHVKTSLAPGSRLVTLYLTESGLLPYLEKLGFSIAGYGCTTCIGNAGDLLPEFNAAIQQNDLVCAAVLSGNRNFEARIHPNIRANFLASPPLVVAYAIAGNVRKDLMTEPVGKGKNGRDVYLGDIWPSSDEVHKLMKYAMNGKAFRSNYEKVDAEPGKLWENIHGVTGATYTWPDSTYIAEPPFFDGFSLDVKQPEGQADSPYAVHGASVMALFGDSITTDHISPAGSIKESSPAGLWLKEHGVQKADFNSYGSRRGNHEVMMRGTFANVRIKNLMIPALPDGSREEGGLTIYRDAEGKATKMSIYDAAMKYQSRGRATVVLAGEEYGTGSSRDWAAKGTQLLGIKAVVARSFERIHRSNLVGMGVLPLQFKGEDSWQSLGLRGDEVIDVIPAADLRPQSDAQLVITRADGTRQTVVVRLRIDTPIEVDYYRHGGILPYVLRQLLAD, from the coding sequence ATGGCAAAGACCCACGAATCGCGCCACGCTTTTGAATCCACCCTCAAGACATTCAATGCCGGATCCGGCAAGTCCTCGAAGGGAAAGTACTACTCGCTGCCTGCGCTTGCCAAGCAGTTTCCCAATGTGAATCGCCTGCCGGTCTCGCTGCGCATCGTGCTCGAGTCCGTGCTGCGCAATTGCGACGGCCAGAAGGTGATGCCCGAACACATCGAGCAGCTCGCCAACTGGAAGCCCAATGCCGAGCGCATGGATGAAATTCCGTTCGTCGTTGCGCGCGTGGTGCTGCAGGACTTCACAGGGGTGCCGCTGCTGGCCGATCTGGCCGCCATGCGCAGCACTGCGGCTGCGCTCGGCAAGAAGCCCAAGACCATCGAGCCGCTGGTTCCTGTCGATCTGGTGGTGGACCACTCGATCATGGTCGACTACTACGGCAGCAAGAATGCGCTTGACCTGAACATGAAGCTCGAGTTCCAGCGGAACAAGGAGCGCTACCAGTTCATGAAATGGGGCATGCAGGCGTTCGACACGTTCGGTGTGGTGCCTCCGGGCTTCGGCATCGTGCACCAAGTGAACCTGGAGTACCTGGCGCGCGGCGTGCACAAGACCAAGGGCGATGTCTACTACCCCGACTCTCTGGTCGGTACGGACAGCCACACCACCATGATCAACGGCGTGGGTGTGGTGGCCTGGGGGGTGGGCGGTATTGAGGCCGAGGCGGCCATGCTGGGTCAGCCCGTGTATTTCCTGACGCCTGACGTGGTGGGTTTCGAGCTCACCGGCCAACTGCGCGAAGGCGTGACGGCAACCGACCTGGTGCTCACCGTCACCGAGATCCTGCGCAAGGAAAAAGTGGTGGGCAAGTTCGTGGAGTTCTTCGGCGAGGGCACGCGCAGCCTGGCCGTGCCCGATCGCGCGACCATCGGCAACATGGCGCCGGAGTACGGTGCGACGATGGGCTTCTTCCCGGTGGATGAAAAGACCATCGACTACTTCAACGGCACGGGCCGTACCAAGGCCGAAATCGAAGCCTTCGAGGCCTACTTCAAGGCCCAGGGCCTGTTCGGCGTGCCCAAGGCGGGCGAGATCGACTACTCCCACGTGGTCCGGCTCGACCTGGGTTCGGTGGCCCCCAGCCTGGCCGGGCCGAAGCGTCCCCAGGATCGCATCGAGATCGGTCATGTGGCTGACAAATTCACCGAGCTCTTCACTGCTCCTGCAGCGCAGAACGGCTTCAATCTGTCCGCAGACAAGCTCGACAGGCCCGTGAAGGTGCATATCAACGGCGAGGGTGAAACCGTTGAACCGGATGATGCCAAGCCGATTCCCGCGGGCGCGCCTCGCAATGCGGTGGAAATGGTGGCCAACAAACCCGCGGTGGACGATGCCGCCTCCAGCATCAAGGCGGCGGACAAGGCCGTCAAGCGCATCGAAGGCCGCGACGTCGAACTGCATAACGGCGATGTGCTGATCGCCGCCATCACGAGCTGTACCAACACCTCCAACCCCAGCGTGATGCTGGCGGCCGGCCTGCTCGCGAAGAAGGCCGTGGAAGCGGGGCTGAGCGTCGAACCCCATGTGAAGACATCGCTGGCTCCCGGCTCGCGCCTTGTCACGCTGTACCTCACGGAATCGGGCCTGCTGCCCTACCTGGAGAAGCTGGGCTTCTCGATCGCGGGATATGGTTGCACGACCTGTATCGGCAACGCCGGCGACCTGTTGCCCGAATTCAATGCAGCCATCCAGCAGAACGATCTCGTTTGCGCGGCGGTGCTTTCGGGCAACCGGAACTTCGAGGCACGGATTCATCCGAACATCCGCGCGAACTTCCTCGCGAGCCCGCCGCTCGTGGTGGCCTACGCCATCGCCGGCAACGTCCGCAAGGACCTCATGACCGAGCCCGTCGGAAAAGGCAAGAACGGCCGCGACGTCTACCTGGGCGACATCTGGCCGAGCAGCGACGAAGTGCACAAGCTCATGAAGTACGCCATGAACGGCAAGGCATTCCGCTCGAACTACGAGAAGGTGGACGCCGAGCCGGGCAAGCTGTGGGAAAACATCCATGGCGTGACCGGCGCGACCTATACCTGGCCTGACAGCACCTACATTGCCGAGCCGCCGTTCTTCGACGGCTTCTCGCTCGATGTGAAGCAGCCCGAGGGGCAGGCGGACAGCCCGTACGCGGTGCATGGCGCCAGTGTGATGGCGCTGTTCGGCGACTCCATCACCACCGACCATATTTCGCCTGCAGGGTCGATCAAGGAGTCTTCACCTGCAGGACTGTGGCTCAAGGAGCATGGTGTCCAGAAGGCAGACTTCAACAGCTATGGCTCGCGCCGGGGCAACCATGAGGTGATGATGCGGGGCACGTTCGCCAACGTGCGCATCAAGAATCTGATGATTCCGGCTCTGCCCGACGGCTCGCGCGAAGAGGGCGGCCTGACGATCTACCGCGACGCGGAAGGCAAGGCGACGAAGATGTCGATCTACGATGCCGCCATGAAGTACCAATCGCGCGGCCGCGCGACCGTCGTGCTGGCGGGTGAGGAATACGGCACGGGATCAAGCCGCGACTGGGCCGCCAAGGGAACCCAGCTCCTGGGCATCAAGGCGGTGGTGGCACGCAGTTTCGAGCGCATCCATCGCTCCAACCTCGTGGGCATGGGCGTGTTGCCGCTGCAGTTCAAGGGCGAGGACAGCTGGCAGTCGCTGGGCCTGCGCGGCGACGAGGTGATCGACGTGATCCCCGCAGCGGATCTCAGGCCGCAAAGCGACGCCCAACTGGTGATCACCCGTGCGGACGGGACCCGCCAGACCGTGGTGGTGAGGCTGCGGATCGATACGCCCATCGAGGTGGACTACTACAGGCACGGCGGTATCCTGCCGTATGTGCT
- a CDS encoding H-NS histone family protein, protein MTESYKELLKQREDLEKRINDARRQELSAAIAQVRGLVAEYGLTSQDVFPTGRAARASTTSGVKVAPKYRNPETGETWTGRGKAPKWIQNQDREKFAI, encoded by the coding sequence ATGACTGAAAGCTACAAAGAACTTCTGAAGCAGCGCGAAGACCTCGAGAAGCGAATCAACGACGCGCGCCGCCAGGAGTTGTCGGCAGCGATCGCGCAAGTACGTGGACTGGTTGCTGAGTATGGCCTGACTTCCCAGGATGTGTTTCCGACAGGCCGTGCTGCACGCGCGTCGACCACATCCGGCGTGAAGGTCGCTCCCAAGTACCGCAATCCTGAAACGGGTGAAACCTGGACAGGCCGCGGCAAGGCCCCCAAGTGGATTCAGAACCAGGATCGCGAAAAGTTCGCTATCTGA
- a CDS encoding symmetrical bis(5'-nucleosyl)-tetraphosphatase, which yields MAIYCIGDLQGCDSAFAQLLTHIDFSPSRDTLYLLGDLVNRGPESAGVLRRCMQAGDSMRALLGNHDLHLLAAAHGARHASRRDTLASVLDAPDRNAMIDWVREQPLARELRVGSDRLLMVHAGVVPQWTMDDTLAYAKEVQQILRGPDMPAFLFQMYGNLPDQWQGDLAGTDRLRCIVNTMTRIRFCTPEGRMDFESAESADAAPEGLLPWFDVPGRKTAGVTIAFGHWSTLGLMNRPDLLGLDTGCVWGGCLSAMRIGATLSERTLFDVQCEQSQRPGN from the coding sequence ATGGCCATTTACTGTATCGGCGATCTCCAAGGTTGCGATTCCGCCTTCGCCCAACTCCTGACCCATATCGATTTTTCGCCAAGCCGCGACACGCTCTATCTGCTGGGCGACCTTGTCAATCGCGGCCCCGAATCAGCCGGCGTGCTTCGCCGCTGCATGCAGGCGGGAGACAGCATGCGCGCCTTGCTCGGCAATCACGACCTGCACCTGCTCGCAGCTGCCCATGGGGCCCGGCATGCTTCGCGGCGCGACACACTGGCCAGTGTGCTCGATGCCCCCGACCGCAATGCCATGATCGACTGGGTGCGCGAGCAACCACTCGCGCGCGAGCTTCGGGTGGGCAGCGATCGCCTGCTGATGGTGCATGCGGGCGTCGTGCCGCAATGGACCATGGACGACACCCTCGCATACGCCAAGGAGGTGCAGCAGATTCTCCGGGGCCCGGACATGCCTGCATTTCTCTTCCAGATGTATGGCAACCTGCCCGACCAGTGGCAGGGCGACCTTGCGGGCACAGACAGGCTGCGCTGCATCGTGAACACAATGACCCGCATTCGCTTCTGCACTCCTGAAGGTCGCATGGATTTCGAGAGTGCCGAGAGCGCGGATGCAGCCCCCGAGGGACTTCTTCCATGGTTCGATGTTCCCGGACGCAAGACGGCCGGCGTCACGATCGCTTTCGGACATTGGTCCACCCTGGGCCTCATGAACCGGCCGGACCTGCTCGGGCTGGACACCGGCTGCGTGTGGGGCGGTTGCCTGAGTGCGATGCGTATCGGCGCGACGCTGTCCGAGCGCACGTTGTTCGACGTGCAATGTGAGCAGTCGCAACGGCCGGGCAACTGA
- a CDS encoding DEAD/DEAH box helicase, with protein sequence MTQAYSSLALAEPLKRAVADMGYEFMTPIQEQAIPVVLAGQDVMGAAQTGTGKTAAFSLPLLQRLLKHETSSVSPARHPVRALVLLPTRELADQVAQQVALYAKYTKLRSTVVFGGMDMKPQTLELKKGVEVLVATPGRLLDHIEAKNVVLNQVEYVVLDEADRMLDIGFLPDLQRILSYLPKSRTTLLFSATFSPEIKRLAGSYLQNPITIEVARPNETASTVEQRFFSSTDDDKRRAIKQVLKDRGINQAFIFVNSKLGCARLTRALERDGLKAAALHGDKSQDERLKALEAFKSGEVHLLCCTDVAARGLDIKDVPAVFNYDVPFNAEDYVHRIGRTGRAGASGIAVTLVTSHDARQVAEIEKLIKKKINVEAIELDDDRPRGRFNDGRRAWRSDDGEEQRQERSDRQPGYSRGHRSEGHRGGYRQAPQDPFFDKPYEPGAPSQAPASWEASGKAQPVRGSTNIRSKRKIPALFKPTPVSAE encoded by the coding sequence ATGACACAAGCCTATTCTTCCCTTGCGCTGGCTGAACCGCTCAAGCGCGCCGTAGCCGACATGGGCTACGAGTTCATGACGCCGATTCAGGAGCAGGCCATTCCGGTCGTGCTCGCGGGCCAGGACGTGATGGGTGCTGCCCAGACCGGAACCGGCAAGACGGCGGCCTTTTCGCTGCCGCTGCTCCAGCGCCTGCTCAAGCACGAGACCAGCTCCGTATCGCCGGCGCGCCATCCCGTGCGCGCCCTGGTGCTGCTGCCCACGCGCGAGCTGGCGGATCAGGTCGCCCAGCAGGTTGCGCTGTACGCCAAGTACACCAAGCTGCGCAGCACCGTGGTGTTCGGCGGCATGGACATGAAGCCCCAGACCCTCGAGCTCAAGAAGGGCGTCGAGGTGCTGGTGGCAACGCCTGGCCGCCTGCTGGACCACATTGAGGCCAAGAATGTGGTGCTCAACCAGGTCGAGTACGTGGTGCTGGACGAGGCCGACCGCATGCTGGACATCGGCTTCCTGCCCGACCTGCAGCGCATCCTCTCCTACCTGCCCAAGAGCCGTACCACGCTGCTGTTCTCCGCGACGTTCTCGCCCGAGATCAAGCGCCTTGCCGGCAGCTACCTGCAGAACCCGATCACCATCGAGGTCGCGCGTCCGAACGAGACGGCCTCCACGGTGGAGCAGCGTTTCTTCTCGTCCACCGATGACGACAAGCGCCGAGCGATCAAGCAGGTGCTCAAGGACCGCGGCATCAACCAAGCCTTCATCTTCGTGAACAGCAAGCTCGGTTGCGCCCGCTTGACGCGCGCGCTCGAGCGCGACGGCCTCAAGGCGGCGGCGCTGCACGGCGACAAGAGCCAGGACGAGCGCCTGAAGGCGCTTGAGGCCTTCAAGAGCGGTGAAGTCCATCTGCTGTGCTGCACCGACGTGGCTGCACGGGGCCTGGACATCAAGGATGTGCCCGCCGTGTTCAACTACGACGTGCCGTTCAATGCCGAGGACTACGTGCACCGCATTGGCCGCACGGGCCGCGCTGGCGCCTCGGGTATTGCCGTGACACTGGTGACTTCGCACGATGCCAGGCAGGTTGCCGAGATCGAGAAGCTGATCAAGAAGAAGATCAACGTCGAGGCGATCGAGCTGGACGACGATCGTCCTCGCGGCCGTTTCAACGATGGCCGCCGTGCATGGCGCAGCGACGATGGAGAAGAGCAGCGCCAGGAACGTTCCGACCGCCAGCCCGGGTACTCCCGAGGCCACCGCAGCGAAGGCCATCGCGGCGGCTACCGCCAGGCGCCCCAGGATCCGTTCTTCGACAAGCCCTACGAACCCGGAGCACCTTCGCAGGCCCCGGCAAGCTGGGAGGCCAGCGGCAAGGCGCAACCGGTTCGCGGCTCGACGAACATCCGCTCCAAGCGCAAGATTCCCGCGCTGTTCAAGCCGACGCCCGTGTCGGCCGAGTGA
- the ypfJ gene encoding KPN_02809 family neutral zinc metallopeptidase translates to MKWEGNRESSNVEDRRGEGGGGGGMIGGRSIGIGTVVIALIGWGVFGINPLTTIGMLSGGGQPQVQQQQGPAKAPPGDDQQARFVSTVLASTEDVWTQIFRQGGAQYREPKLVLFRGAVPTACGTGQSAMGPFYCPGDQKVYLDMGFFDTMSRQLGAPGEFARAYVIAHEVGHHVQTLLGTTAKVDNMRGRVSQRDQNALSVRLELQADCYAGIWANHSQQAKNWLDQSDIESAINAAQQIGDDTLQRQQTGSVRPDAFTHGSSAQRVRWFSTGLKTGSVQSCDTFNTQSL, encoded by the coding sequence ATGAAATGGGAAGGTAATCGCGAATCCAGCAATGTGGAGGATCGCCGTGGTGAAGGCGGCGGTGGCGGCGGCATGATCGGTGGCCGCTCGATCGGCATTGGCACGGTGGTGATTGCCCTGATCGGCTGGGGCGTGTTCGGCATCAACCCGCTGACGACCATCGGGATGCTCTCCGGCGGCGGGCAGCCGCAAGTGCAACAGCAGCAAGGCCCTGCCAAGGCCCCGCCCGGCGACGATCAGCAGGCCAGGTTTGTTTCCACGGTGCTGGCCTCCACCGAAGACGTATGGACGCAGATTTTCCGCCAGGGCGGCGCGCAGTACCGCGAGCCCAAGCTCGTGCTGTTCCGGGGCGCCGTCCCCACGGCCTGCGGCACCGGCCAGTCGGCGATGGGCCCGTTCTATTGCCCGGGCGACCAGAAGGTCTACCTGGACATGGGCTTCTTCGACACCATGAGCCGGCAACTGGGCGCGCCCGGCGAGTTTGCCCGTGCCTACGTGATCGCCCACGAGGTGGGCCACCATGTGCAGACGCTGCTTGGCACCACTGCCAAGGTGGACAATATGCGCGGCCGCGTCAGCCAGCGCGACCAGAACGCGCTGTCGGTTCGGCTCGAACTGCAGGCCGATTGCTACGCCGGCATCTGGGCGAATCACTCCCAGCAGGCCAAGAACTGGCTGGACCAGAGCGACATCGAGTCCGCCATCAATGCCGCCCAGCAGATCGGCGACGACACGCTGCAGCGCCAGCAGACGGGCTCGGTGCGCCCCGATGCATTCACCCATGGCTCCAGCGCGCAGCGCGTGCGCTGGTTCAGCACGGGTCTCAAGACGGGCAGCGTCCAGTCTTGCGATACCTTCAATACCCAATCCCTGTGA
- the dcd gene encoding dCTP deaminase: protein MSIKSDKWIRRMAEQEGMIEPFEPGQVRQVDGRKIISYGTSSYGYDIRCAPEFKVFTNIHSTVVDPKHFDEKSFVDFHGDSCIIPPNSFALARTVEYFRIPRNVLTICLGKSTYARCGIIVNVTPFEPEWEGYVTLEFSNTTPLPARIYAGEGCAQVLFFESDEVCEVSYKDRGGKYQGQVGVTLPKA from the coding sequence ATGTCCATCAAGAGCGATAAGTGGATCCGCCGCATGGCCGAACAAGAGGGCATGATCGAACCGTTCGAGCCGGGACAGGTCCGCCAGGTGGATGGCCGCAAGATCATCAGCTACGGTACCAGCAGCTATGGCTACGACATCCGCTGCGCTCCCGAGTTCAAGGTGTTCACCAACATCCACAGCACCGTGGTCGATCCCAAGCACTTCGACGAGAAGAGCTTCGTGGACTTCCATGGCGACTCGTGCATCATCCCGCCCAACAGTTTCGCGCTGGCCCGCACGGTGGAGTATTTCCGCATTCCGCGCAATGTTCTGACCATCTGCCTGGGCAAGAGCACCTATGCGCGCTGCGGCATCATCGTGAACGTCACACCGTTCGAGCCCGAGTGGGAAGGCTACGTGACGCTCGAGTTCAGCAACACGACACCGCTGCCGGCGCGCATCTATGCGGGCGAGGGCTGCGCCCAGGTGCTGTTCTTCGAGAGCGATGAGGTCTGCGAGGTCAGCTACAAGGATCGCGGCGGCAAATACCAGGGCCAAGTGGGCGTCACCCTGCCCAAGGCCTGA
- the guaD gene encoding guanine deaminase, translating into MPIYRSALLRFAPSGEAIYEQDGLLATAADAHGVQRVVAAGDWSALSAQHAGQGEVIHLPGRLIAPGFVDLHIHYPQTDVIGSPAEGLLPWLENYTFPHETRFSDAGYANEVARFFIDELLRNGVTTAFTFCTSHPGSVDALMGEAHQRRMRMVAGKVLQDRHSPDGVRDQTEQSLIDTESLIQRWHGKGRLGYAITPRFAPTSTDAQLRGAGELAAKYRDVWIQSHVAENLDEIRWVRELFPASRSYLSVYDDFGLMRERSIYAHCIHFDAEDRALMRDRGVAAAVCPTSNLFLGSGYFDFAKADAVGFGYGLASDVGGGTSFSPFRTMLEAYFVGREGQAKQGQSLSPQALWWQHTAGAARAAGLEGTVGNLQPGCEADFVVINPQATPLIARRTSQARNLDELLFALIVLGDDRLIERTQIA; encoded by the coding sequence ATGCCTATCTACCGCTCCGCCCTCCTGCGCTTCGCCCCCTCCGGCGAAGCCATCTACGAACAAGACGGCCTGCTCGCGACCGCCGCGGACGCCCACGGCGTGCAGCGCGTGGTCGCCGCCGGCGACTGGAGCGCGCTCAGTGCCCAGCATGCAGGACAGGGCGAAGTCATCCATCTGCCCGGCCGCCTCATCGCGCCGGGCTTCGTCGACCTGCACATCCACTACCCGCAGACCGATGTGATCGGCTCGCCCGCCGAGGGCCTGCTGCCCTGGCTGGAGAACTACACCTTCCCGCATGAGACACGCTTTTCCGACGCGGGCTATGCGAACGAGGTCGCCAGGTTCTTCATCGACGAACTGCTACGCAACGGCGTGACGACCGCCTTCACGTTCTGCACGTCGCACCCGGGCTCGGTCGATGCGCTCATGGGCGAGGCGCACCAGCGCCGCATGCGCATGGTGGCGGGCAAGGTGCTGCAGGATCGCCATTCGCCAGACGGTGTGCGTGACCAGACCGAGCAGTCGCTCATCGACACCGAGTCGCTGATCCAGCGCTGGCACGGCAAGGGCCGCCTGGGCTATGCGATCACGCCGCGCTTTGCCCCCACGAGCACCGATGCACAGTTGCGCGGCGCGGGCGAGCTGGCTGCGAAGTATCGCGACGTGTGGATCCAGTCGCATGTGGCGGAGAACCTTGACGAGATCCGCTGGGTGCGTGAACTGTTTCCCGCATCGCGCAGCTATCTCTCCGTCTATGACGATTTCGGGCTGATGCGCGAGCGCTCGATTTATGCGCATTGCATCCACTTCGATGCGGAAGACCGTGCGCTCATGCGTGATCGCGGCGTGGCGGCGGCGGTCTGCCCCACGAGCAATCTGTTCCTGGGCAGCGGCTATTTCGACTTCGCGAAGGCGGATGCCGTGGGCTTTGGCTACGGCCTGGCGAGCGACGTGGGCGGCGGCACCAGCTTCAGCCCGTTCCGCACCATGCTGGAGGCCTATTTCGTCGGGCGCGAGGGCCAGGCCAAGCAAGGCCAGTCGCTGTCCCCGCAGGCGTTGTGGTGGCAGCATACGGCGGGTGCTGCCCGCGCGGCTGGCCTCGAAGGCACGGTGGGCAACCTGCAGCCGGGCTGCGAGGCTGATTTCGTGGTCATCAATCCCCAGGCGACGCCGCTGATTGCGCGCCGCACCTCGCAGGCCCGCAACCTGGACGAACTGCTGTTCGCGTTGATCGTCCTGGGCGACGACCGCTTGATCGAGCGTACGCAGATCGCCTGA
- a CDS encoding BMP family ABC transporter substrate-binding protein, with translation MYKNLAAALAAACFFSFLSPTTPAHAESAARQKPVKAAFVYVSPVADAGWTHQHEAGRKEMMAALGDKAVQSTFVENVAEGADSERVIRDLAASGNDIIFTPSFGYMEPTMRVAQEFPNVRFESITGYKRAANVSTANARYYEGRYLSGVLAGRMSRSGVAGFVAGFPIPEVMQGINAFTLGMRSVNPKAVVKVIWLDAWFDPPKEREAAMALFNEGVDVVSFQVASTAIMAAAQERGRYAIGYHSNMRHVGPDAQLVAITHQWGKYYADRVKAVADGSWKSQDTWGGVREGMIRMDGFSPKIPQTVREEVKAREKEMIAGKLQPFQAVGAPIRDNLGAVRIEVGRGLKDEEILTMNWLVEGVQAPRRK, from the coding sequence ATGTACAAAAACCTCGCTGCCGCGCTTGCGGCCGCCTGTTTTTTTTCTTTTCTTTCCCCCACCACCCCTGCGCACGCCGAATCCGCCGCAAGGCAGAAGCCGGTAAAGGCCGCATTCGTCTATGTGTCGCCCGTGGCCGACGCTGGCTGGACGCATCAGCACGAAGCCGGCCGCAAGGAGATGATGGCCGCGCTGGGCGACAAGGCCGTGCAATCGACCTTCGTCGAGAACGTCGCCGAGGGTGCCGACTCCGAGCGCGTGATCCGCGACCTGGCCGCTTCGGGCAACGACATCATCTTCACTCCAAGCTTTGGCTACATGGAGCCGACGATGCGCGTGGCGCAGGAGTTTCCGAACGTCAGGTTTGAATCCATCACCGGCTACAAGCGAGCGGCCAACGTGAGCACGGCCAACGCACGCTACTACGAAGGGCGCTATCTCTCCGGCGTGCTCGCGGGTCGCATGAGCCGCTCGGGCGTGGCAGGTTTCGTGGCCGGATTCCCCATTCCGGAGGTGATGCAGGGCATCAATGCCTTCACGCTGGGCATGCGCTCGGTGAATCCCAAGGCCGTGGTGAAGGTGATCTGGCTGGATGCCTGGTTCGACCCACCAAAGGAGCGCGAAGCCGCCATGGCGCTGTTCAACGAAGGCGTGGATGTGGTGTCGTTCCAGGTGGCGTCCACCGCCATCATGGCTGCGGCCCAGGAACGAGGCAGGTACGCGATCGGCTATCACTCCAACATGCGGCACGTGGGCCCTGACGCCCAACTGGTCGCCATCACCCATCAATGGGGCAAATACTATGCGGACCGCGTGAAGGCCGTGGCCGATGGCAGCTGGAAGAGCCAGGACACCTGGGGCGGCGTGCGCGAGGGAATGATTCGCATGGACGGCTTCAGCCCGAAGATTCCCCAGACCGTGCGCGAGGAGGTGAAGGCCCGGGAAAAGGAAATGATCGCCGGAAAGCTGCAGCCCTTCCAGGCCGTCGGTGCTCCGATCCGGGACAACCTGGGCGCGGTGCGCATCGAGGTGGGCAGAGGCCTGAAGGACGAAGAGATCCTCACCATGAACTGGCTTGTGGAGGGCGTGCAGGCACCACGAAGGAAGTAA
- a CDS encoding urate hydroxylase PuuD gives MESYILDWANLLLRWLHVITAIAWVGSSFYFVFLDSSLTPPVDEDLKRDGVSGELWAVHGGGFYHPVKFNVSPPKMPDHLHWFYWESYTTWLSGFALLTVSYLWNANIYLVNPASPNPMSTSMAILAALAFLAVFWLLYDGICRMFGQGKNGDGIVGALVLVLVCIASFLACHIFPGQAAFLLMGAMLATSMSANVFFWIIPGQRKVVAALRAGQPVDPIHGKRAKQRSVHNTYFTLPVLFAMLSNHYGWLYNHELNWLVLILMMFAGAAIRQFFVLRHGFKLGRNSHPWPYALVGVLVIIGVAAWLKPAPKPVLKPVAPAASVTAPVAAASSSTPAPAAPAAPAAAGVPSYNDVHTIMEKACVMCHSAKTMAQKGVLLDTPEEVKSHAQQIYTQVVQLKKMPFGNPAGLTDDERDLFKRWYEGGAPTAP, from the coding sequence ATGGAAAGCTACATTCTCGACTGGGCCAATCTGCTCCTGCGCTGGCTTCACGTCATCACGGCCATTGCTTGGGTCGGTTCCTCCTTCTACTTCGTTTTCCTGGACAGCAGCCTCACGCCGCCGGTCGATGAAGACCTCAAGCGCGACGGCGTATCGGGCGAGCTCTGGGCCGTGCACGGCGGTGGTTTCTACCATCCGGTGAAGTTCAACGTCTCTCCGCCCAAGATGCCGGACCACCTGCATTGGTTCTATTGGGAGAGCTACACGACCTGGCTTTCGGGCTTTGCGCTGCTGACGGTTTCATACCTGTGGAATGCCAACATCTATCTGGTCAATCCCGCCAGCCCGAACCCGATGTCGACCAGCATGGCCATTCTTGCGGCGCTTGCGTTCCTCGCGGTGTTCTGGCTGCTGTACGACGGGATCTGCCGCATGTTCGGCCAGGGCAAGAACGGCGACGGCATCGTGGGCGCGCTGGTGCTCGTGCTGGTGTGCATTGCCTCGTTCCTGGCTTGCCATATCTTCCCCGGCCAGGCGGCCTTCCTGCTCATGGGTGCGATGCTCGCGACCTCGATGAGTGCGAACGTGTTCTTCTGGATCATCCCTGGCCAGCGCAAGGTGGTCGCCGCCCTGCGTGCGGGGCAGCCCGTCGATCCGATCCACGGCAAGCGCGCCAAGCAACGCTCGGTGCACAACACCTACTTCACGCTGCCCGTGCTGTTCGCGATGCTGTCGAATCACTACGGCTGGCTCTACAACCACGAGCTGAACTGGCTGGTGCTGATCCTGATGATGTTCGCCGGCGCGGCCATCCGTCAGTTCTTCGTGCTGCGCCACGGTTTCAAGCTGGGCCGCAACAGCCATCCCTGGCCCTATGCGCTGGTCGGCGTGCTGGTGATCATCGGCGTGGCTGCATGGCTCAAGCCTGCGCCGAAGCCTGTGCTGAAGCCTGTCGCACCCGCTGCCTCGGTGACTGCTCCGGTCGCCGCAGCATCGTCGTCCACCCCCGCTCCGGCGGCGCCCGCAGCACCTGCCGCTGCCGGCGTGCCGAGCTACAACGACGTCCACACCATCATGGAGAAGGCCTGCGTGATGTGCCACAGTGCCAAGACCATGGCGCAGAAGGGCGTGCTGCTCGATACCCCGGAAGAGGTGAAGAGCCACGCGCAGCAGATCTACACCCAGGTGGTGCAGCTCAAGAAGATGCCCTTCGGCAACCCGGCCGGCCTGACCGACGACGAGCGCGATCTGTTCAAGCGCTGGTACGAAGGCGGCGCACCGACCGCACCGTAA